The window TCAGTCGTGAGGATTCCTGGCATGATTTTTACTGTCTAACACTGTGACTTCCCAGTCCTTCGGTGGCAGGGCTTATAAAAGTAGTATCCCTGTGCTTCGTCACAATCGTAGTCTGTGAGCATTTCTAGTTGGTCTTTTGTTTCGACTCCCTCTGTGACAACCTGTAAACCAAAGCTATGGGAAACGCAGTAATGATAGAGTGAAACAATCGCAGCTCCCTCGAGGTGCTTGAAAAGATTGGTTTATATAAAAATGGTAAATGGAAGTGGGATTTTCATGGATTAACCGTTATAATAATGGAAGGAAATTATCGAAATTTCTGTATTTTTGATAGAAATGTCATCATTTCGAATACGTTTAGGGGGATGTACGATTGAAAAGAAAAAAGGTTTGGATACCAGTAGTATCTATTGTTGGACTGGCTGTGATTGCCATGGTGGTCCTATTTGTCATGAAGGATAAAAAAGCCGAAATGGCCGCAGGTAATGATTTGCAGAATATGTCAATAGCCGTTCAAAAGGCAGCAGAGCAGGAGTTAACCGAGACCATACTTGTAACGGGTGAAATTGTACCAGAAAGTGAACAAAAGGTATATCTTGAACCTGATAAAGGAGACATCATCGAATATAAGGTGGCAGAGAATCAGACGGTAAAAGCGGGGGAGCCATTATTTTTATATGATTCATCTAAACTAGATGTGGAATACAACGGAGCTGTCCGTGAAAGGGATTTAATTAAACTGAGAGCGAAAGCAGAAGAAGCTCAAATAGCAGAAATGAACAAGCAAATAGAAGCGGCCAAGAAGAATCTGACAGCGGATGCAGAAGGGCAAGCGGTGGATGTCAATCAGCTGACAAAAGAAAAGGCGCAATTGGAGCTCCAATATGAAAGCACGAAAACAGAAGCGGCTTCCGCTCAAGAAAGAATCAATGAAGCGGCTAACCGGAAGAAGGAAATGACGATTGTCAGTAAAATAGACGGCATCGTTGTGAAGGTCAATCAAAATGTCGCGAAAACGGAGACAGGTGCTTCAGAACCCGTTATACATATTATTTCTAATAGTCCTTATAAAGTGATTGGGACTATGAGTGAATTTGATGCCGTGAAGATTCAACCGGAACAAGCCGTTGTAATTCGGCCAAAGGTGTTTAAGGACCGGGAATGGAACGGCGTCGTTGAATCGGTTTCACAGTTTCCAAATGAAGACGGAGCAAGTGGAGAGATGATGGGAGCACCAGGTGGGGGCAATGTAACGATGTATCCCTTCAAGGTGGCGATTACCGATGATACATCCGAGCTCCGTCAAGGTTTTCATGTTTCTTTAGAGGTCAAAATTGTGGGAACCGAAAAGAAACCGGTCATCCCGCATAGTGCGATTTTAGATGAAGGCGGTGTCGCGGTCACGTATGTTCTAGTAGACAAAAAGTTAGAAAGAAGAGAGATTCAAACAGGATCCATGAATGATGAGTTGATCCAGGTGACTGAAGGCGTGAAGAAGGATGAGCTTGTCGTGGTGACACCAAATGAAGAAATGTATGACGGAATGGAAGTGACCTCCTTTGATGAAATTAAGTGAGATTACGAAGGTTTATGGAAAGGGATCACTAGAGGCTCCCGTCTTACACGGGATTAATCTGACTATCGAGGAAGGGGAATTTGTCGCCATCATGGGACCCTCGGGCTCAGGAAAATCAACCCTCATGAATATCATTGGCTTCTTGGATTATCCCTCATCAGGTACATATGAATTGAATAATGAAATCATTGGGACCGAAAAGGAAAAGAAGCTGACAAAGCTAAGAAATGAACATATTGGATTTGTCTTCCAGCAATTCTTTTTACTGCCAAGACTATCGGTGCTGAAAAATGTCGAGTCTCCACTTATCTATGCAGGCGTACCAAAGCGTGAAAGAATCGAAAGGGCGAAGGAAATGCTTTCAAAGGTTGGACTAGGGGATAGGATGAGCCATTTGCCCAATGAATTATCCGGCGGCCAAAAGCAGCGGGTTGCGATTGCCCGGGCGCTTGTGAACCATCCCTCCATTATTTTAGCGGACGAACCAACGGGTGCACTGGATTCCAAGACAAGCGAGCAGATTATGGATGTATTCGTTCGGCTCCATCAAGAGGGAAAAACAGTCATTATCGTTACACATGAGGAGGAAATCGCAGCGTATACAAATAGGGTGATTACGTTAAGGGATGGCGTGATTACGGATGACCAGAGGAGAACAACATGAGTTTAGTCGAAAGCTTCAAATTAGCCCTATACTCGATTTGGAAGCATAAGATTCGTTCGGTGTTAACAATGCTGGGCGTCATTATTGGTGTTGCCGCTGTCATTATCATTGTAGCCATCGGTCAAGGCGCTAAAACGAAAATGACGGAAGAGCTGTTTAGTACAGAAAAAAATGCGGTGGATCTTTATTATGAGCCGATGCCAGTAGAGGGTGATGATGAAGCAGACATGTATTGGGTGGAGCCGGAATTAACCTCAGAGGATGTGGTCATCCTTTCTCAGGTTCCCGGTGTTAAGTCGGTGATTGCGACAAACCAAGGCTGGGGCCCGATGGTCTACGATGACCAGCAGGGGGAAATGGAAATAACCGGCGTGGGTCCCGAATTTTTTACGGCAAGGGATATTCAATTGGTTGAAGGAAGACCCATTAACCTAAAGGACAATGACGGAATGAACCGAGTCGTCATGATTGATACTGTAGCGCGAGAAAAGTTTTTCCAAAAGAAAAAAGAGGTAATCGGTGAGATTGTGGATGTCAATGGGAGTCCATATAAAGTGGCTGGGGTGTATGAATCTCCAATACCAGAGCAGTATCGTTACAGTGAAAATGGTGAAATGCTTATGCCGCGAACGGTGATTTCGATGATGTTTGGGAATCGCGAGATTGAGAGAATAGCGATTGTCGCAAGTGACCCCGAGAAAATCTCTGAAACAGGCAGGCAAGCGGCAGATACCTTAACTCGAGAAAAAAAGCTTGAAGACGGGAGGTATACGATTAATGACTACTCAGAATATGAGCAAGAAGTCGATACCGTCATTACGTTAATGACCCTGTTTATTGGCAGTATTGCAGGCATTTCTCTCTTAGTTGGGGGCATTGGGGTTATGAATATTATGCTTGTTTCGGTTACAGAAAGAACGCGGGAAATCGGGATTAGGAAAGCCATCGGTGCAACAAGAGGAAGAATCCTCCTTCAGTTTCTCATTGAATCGATGACCTTAACCTCCATTGGAGGAATACTTGGAATTGGCTTAGCCATTATGGGTTCGATGCTTGTGACGAAGTTTTCACCAATAGCGGCTACCGTAAGCCCGCTTGTCATCCTGATTGGTGTCGGTTTTTCTGCCTTCATCGGCATCATCTTTGGCATCCTTCCAGCTAACAAAGCCGCCAAGCTAAGCCCAATTGAAGCCTTAAGATATGAGTGATAAAAGGTGCCAGGCTCCTTCCAGATTGTGGATGGTGCCTGGCACTTTTTTTAGTTGCCTGTTCGATAGGATAAGTAGTCTAAAAACTTCTTCGATGCAAGGGACAGCGATCTATGTTCCCTCATCGCAACACCGATATTTCTATAGGCAGGAACTTCAAGCTCCTTCGCAATAATTTTGTGTGGAATCCGCTGTAATATCAATTCTGGCTTTTCGCAAGCAGCAAGAGAATGGTATTCCGGAAGCACCACCAGTAAACGGTCTTGCTCTAGAAAGATCGTTTCAAACTCTGCTTTTGTCGGCAGCCGTAAAAAGCCAAAGTCGACACGTCCATTTAGAATCCAGCTCTCAATTTCTGTATAAGCCCCAAGCAGCAATTCAAAATCGATCATGGGGTAATCCTTCTGGAAAATTTTTATCATGTTAGGGAGCCAGTGTGAGGCAACGCTAGAAAAGGTCCCAATCCGAATCATCCCAGATTCCATTTGTGAATATGATATCCCATGTCTAAAGACGGTCTGCGACCTGCATGGGCTTTCCCGTTCGGAAAATCTGTAAAAGATAATGAAATCTAAAGTTCAGTTTATCTTAACCATGATGATATTCGGTACAAATGGGTGGTGCCTGGCATTTTTTCCTATTCTATGAAAATAAAGAGTTGATTATTGAAACGATTGTGCTAGAATACTAGATGAGAAAATTGCTTGACTAATTGAATCTTACATAGCTAGTAGGTGCCTTATCTTTGATAAGGTTAAAAGGGAAGCCGGTGCGAATCCGGCGCGGTCCCGCCACTGTTATTCGGGGATGACCTCGCAGTACCACTGTTCCAAATCTGGAATGGGAAGGAGAGGAAGTCACTTAACCCGTAAGCCAGGAAACCTGCCTATTTAGCTTGCCAACGAAATCCTTCGTGGAAAAGGATCGGCAGAATCAGTGTTTTTTATATATTCTGATTTCGCGCGCCCTGTTTCCAAATGGAAGCAGGGTTTTTCGTTGTAAGGAAAGACTTCAGCACATCAAGCTCCTCTCGAACAATTAACGAAGGGAAGAGATTGAGGAATGAAAAAAGTATTGGTATGTATTTTGACCGTATGGATAATGGTCATAATGAGCGCTTGTGGGACAACGCAAGAGACTTCGGATGGTGAGAATAACCGCACCTTTGAAACAGAAACAGAGAAAACAAACGAGAAAGCCACCGTTTACCCGCTTACGGTGAAGGATGCAACAGGAGTTGAAATCACTTTTGACCAAGCGCCGGAAAGGATTGTTTCCACCTCTCCATCCGAGACAGAGATTCTTTTTGCCTTAGGCCTTGGTGATAAAATTTATGGTGTATCTGATTTTGATGATTACCCAGAAGCAGCGAAAGACAAACCAAAAGTAGGCGGTGTGACAAAGCCAAATGAAGAAGCGATTATGGCGGTGAATCCGGATTTAGTAGTCGGTGGCATTTCCATGAAGGATGATATTGCAGAAAAATTCCGTGGGTTAGGTCTAAAATTGTATAAAACAGAGCCGAAAAAGATGGATGATATTCTAAATAATATTATTCAAATCGGGATTATTACTGATACACAGGAAAAGGCGGAGGAGCTTGTCGCCCAAATGAAAGAGGATATTCGTACCGTAACGGAAGCGGCTGCTGCCATAGAGGAAGAGGATAAGAAAAAAGTCTACATCGAATTTTCTCCAGGCTGGACGGTTGGTAAGGGTGAATTCATGGATGAACTGATTACATTGGCAGGAGGCGTAAATATTGCCGCTGATACAGAGGGCTGGAACGCCATTAATGCAGAGAAGATTATCCAGGATAACCCC of the Bacillus tuaregi genome contains:
- a CDS encoding ABC transporter ATP-binding protein — protein: MMKLSEITKVYGKGSLEAPVLHGINLTIEEGEFVAIMGPSGSGKSTLMNIIGFLDYPSSGTYELNNEIIGTEKEKKLTKLRNEHIGFVFQQFFLLPRLSVLKNVESPLIYAGVPKRERIERAKEMLSKVGLGDRMSHLPNELSGGQKQRVAIARALVNHPSIILADEPTGALDSKTSEQIMDVFVRLHQEGKTVIIVTHEEEIAAYTNRVITLRDGVITDDQRRTT
- a CDS encoding ABC transporter substrate-binding protein; protein product: MKKVLVCILTVWIMVIMSACGTTQETSDGENNRTFETETEKTNEKATVYPLTVKDATGVEITFDQAPERIVSTSPSETEILFALGLGDKIYGVSDFDDYPEAAKDKPKVGGVTKPNEEAIMAVNPDLVVGGISMKDDIAEKFRGLGLKLYKTEPKKMDDILNNIIQIGIITDTQEKAEELVAQMKEDIRTVTEAAAAIEEEDKKKVYIEFSPGWTVGKGEFMDELITLAGGVNIAADTEGWNAINAEKIIQDNPDVIIYTANVVDDKSGKPLEELIQSRNGWDKITAVQEGHVTGIEGMIMSRPGPRITVALKQIAEAIYPGSIEK
- a CDS encoding EAL domain-containing protein, with translation MVSLYHYCVSHSFGLQVVTEGVETKDQLEMLTDYDCDEAQGYYFYKPCHRRTGKSQC
- a CDS encoding ABC transporter permease — encoded protein: MSLVESFKLALYSIWKHKIRSVLTMLGVIIGVAAVIIIVAIGQGAKTKMTEELFSTEKNAVDLYYEPMPVEGDDEADMYWVEPELTSEDVVILSQVPGVKSVIATNQGWGPMVYDDQQGEMEITGVGPEFFTARDIQLVEGRPINLKDNDGMNRVVMIDTVAREKFFQKKKEVIGEIVDVNGSPYKVAGVYESPIPEQYRYSENGEMLMPRTVISMMFGNREIERIAIVASDPEKISETGRQAADTLTREKKLEDGRYTINDYSEYEQEVDTVITLMTLFIGSIAGISLLVGGIGVMNIMLVSVTERTREIGIRKAIGATRGRILLQFLIESMTLTSIGGILGIGLAIMGSMLVTKFSPIAATVSPLVILIGVGFSAFIGIIFGILPANKAAKLSPIEALRYE
- a CDS encoding efflux RND transporter periplasmic adaptor subunit — translated: MKRKKVWIPVVSIVGLAVIAMVVLFVMKDKKAEMAAGNDLQNMSIAVQKAAEQELTETILVTGEIVPESEQKVYLEPDKGDIIEYKVAENQTVKAGEPLFLYDSSKLDVEYNGAVRERDLIKLRAKAEEAQIAEMNKQIEAAKKNLTADAEGQAVDVNQLTKEKAQLELQYESTKTEAASAQERINEAANRKKEMTIVSKIDGIVVKVNQNVAKTETGASEPVIHIISNSPYKVIGTMSEFDAVKIQPEQAVVIRPKVFKDREWNGVVESVSQFPNEDGASGEMMGAPGGGNVTMYPFKVAITDDTSELRQGFHVSLEVKIVGTEKKPVIPHSAILDEGGVAVTYVLVDKKLERREIQTGSMNDELIQVTEGVKKDELVVVTPNEEMYDGMEVTSFDEIK